A single Oncorhynchus mykiss isolate Arlee chromosome 24, USDA_OmykA_1.1, whole genome shotgun sequence DNA region contains:
- the LOC110503235 gene encoding extracellular calcium-sensing receptor-like produces MLQLADLLVITLLTVTAKAGQPVCRSYGTKELSQFSKEGDVNLGGIFSFHQNPVSVNPTLQVNPGSIQCEGLDPGELQYAQTMIFAIEEINNSSELLPGLSLGYRIFDSCPSIPLSVRASLALMNGYEEEPQSCTKPSTVHAVIGETTSTSTIAMARTMGPFHIPVLSHSATCACLSNRKQYPSFFRTIPSDHYQSRALAQLVKHFGWTWVGAIRTNSDYGNNGMATFLKAASSEGVCVDYSVAIYRTDPREWFLKVVDVIKQSTSKVIVAFADGTDLEILIKELHLQNVTGLQWVGSEGWITYRYIASHVNYAVVQGAVGFAVPNAVIPGLGEFLANRRPSTQLGNRGLVELWESVFSCSMTPGSPGRACTGRESLRDTGSRYTDVSDASLLNNIYKAVYAVAHALHLLTTCQSGKGPFQDNTCAARDKIEPWQVLHYLTQVNFTTKHGERVFFDDQGDPSARYALVNWQMDSTGYILFETIGYYDASQPEGQRFEMKEGVSAVWADNQPEVPRSICSESCLPGTRRAFVKGKPFCCFDCIACADGEFSNTTNAVTCTTCPPEYKSNEERNNCHLKGIEYLTFKELMGILLVAFSVFGGCLTMTIALIFFNYRKTPIVRANNSELSFLLLFSLTLCFLCSLTFIGRPSEWSCMLRHTAFGITFVLCISCVLGKTIVVLMAFRATLPASNVMKWFGLPQQRLSVLAFTLIQVLICALWLTVSPPFPYNNMKTYKDKIILECDVGSAIGFWAVLGYIGLLSLLCFVLAFLARKLPDNFNEAKFITFSMLIFCAVWITFIPAYVSTPGKFTVAVEIFAILASSYGMLFCIFLPKCYIILCKPEKNTKKHLMGKTSSKAL; encoded by the exons ATGCTGCAGCTAGCAGACCTCCTGGTGATCACTCTACTGACAGTGACAGCTAAGGCTGGGCAGCCTGTGTGCAGATCTTATGGAACAAAAGAACTGTCACAGTTCTCAAAGGAGGGAGACGTCAACTTAGGAGGTATTTTCTCCTTTCACCAAAACCCAGTCAGTGTGAATCCAACTCTGCAGGTCAACCCAGGAAGCATTCAGTGTGAAGG GCTGGACCCAGGTGAGCTCCAGTATGCCCAAACTATGATCTTTGCCATAGAGGAGATCAATAACAGCTCTGAGCTGCTGCCAGGCCTGTCTCTGGGCTACAGGATCTTTGACTCGTGCCCCAGCATCCCCCTGTCTGTGCGGGCGTCCCTGGCTCTGATGAACGGATATGAGGAGGAGCCACAGAGCTGCACCAAGCCCTCCACCGTGCATGCTGTCATAGGGGAGACCACGTCCACTTCCACTATAGCCATGGCGCGCACCATGGGGCCCTTCCACATACCAGTG CTCAGTCATTCAGCCACCTGTGCTTGTCTGAGTAACAGAAAGCAATACCCTTCCTTCTTCAGAACCATCCCCAGTGACCACTACCAGAGCAGAGCTCTGGCCCAGCTGGTCAAACACTTTGGCTGGACTTGGGTGGGGGCCATCAGAACCAACAGTGACTATGGTAACAATGGCATGGCCACCTTCCTGAAAGCAGCTTCCAGTGAAGGAGTGTGTGTCGACTACTCAGTGGCAATCTACAGGACCGACCCCAGAGAGTGGTTCCTAAAGGTGGTGGACGTCATTAAACAGTCCACCTCCAAGGTGATCGTGGCCTTTGCAGACGGCACAGACCTGGAAATCCTGATAAAAGAGCTGCACCTGCAGAACGTGACGGGGTTACAGTGGGTGGGTAGCGAGGGATGGATCACCTACCGTTACATCGCCTCCCATGTCAACTACGCCGTGGTCCAGGGGGCGGTGGGCTTCGCTGTGCCCAACGCGGTCATCCCCGGCCTGGGGGAGTTCTTGGCCAACAGGCGGCCCTCCACCCAGCTGGGGAACAGGGGTCTGGTGGAGTTGTGGGAGAGCGTGTTCAGCTGCAGCATGACTCCTGGCTCCCCGGGCAGAGCCTGCACAGGGAGGGAATCCCTGAGAGACACTGGATCCCGCTACACAGACGTGTCAGATGCTAGTCTGCTCAACAACATCTACAAGGCTGTGTATGCTGTGGCTCACGCGCTACACCTGCTCACTACCTGTCAGAGTGGGAAGGGGCCTTTTCAAGATAACACGTGTGCAGCCAGGGATAAAATAGAGCCGTGGCAG GTGTTACATTACCTAACCCAGGTGAATTTCACCACTAAGCATGGTGAGAGGGTGTTCTTTGATGATCAGGGGGACCCATCGGCACGCTACGCCCTGGTCAACTGGCAGATGGATAGCACAGGGTACATCTTGTTTGAGACCATCGGCTACTATGATGCCTCACAACCAGAGGGCCAGAGGTTTGAGATGAAGGAAGGTGTGAGTGCTGTCTGGGCAGACAATCAGCCTGAG GTACCCAGGTCTATCTGCAGTGAGAGCTGTCTGCCAGGTACACGCCGGGCCTTCGTCAAGGGGAAACCTTTCTGTTGCTTTGACTGCATCGCCTGTGCAGACGGGGAGTTCAGCAACACCACAA ATGCAGTGACATGTACAACATGCCCCCCCGAGTACAAGTCAAATGAAGAGAGGAATAATTGTCATTTGAAAGGCATTGAATACCTCACCTTCAAGGAACTCATGGGTATACTGCTGGTAGCCTTCTCTGTGTTTGGTGGGTGTCTGACAATGACAATAGCACTGATATTCTTCAACTACAGAAAGACTCCCATAGTCAGGGCCAACAACTCTGAGCTGAGCTTCCTGCTGCTCTTCTCCTTGACTCTGTGTTTTCTGTGTTCTCTTACTTTCATTGGCCGGCCCTCTGAATGGTCCTGTATGCTGCGTCACACAGCGTTTGGGATCACCTTCGTTCTCTGCATCTCTTGTGTTCTGGGGAAAACAATAGTGGTGTTGATGGCCTTCAGGGCTACACTTCCAGCCAGTAATGTCATGAAATGGTTTGGGCTTCCACAGCAGAGACTCAGTGTTCTGGCTTTCACTCTCATACAGGTCCTGATCTGTGCTCTTTGGTTAACAGTCTCCCCTCCTTTCCCATACAACAATATGAAGACATATAAGGACAAGATCATTCTAGAGTGTGATGTGGGTTCAGCTATTGGTTTCTGGGCTGTGCTGGGCTATATAGGACTCCTGTCTCTCTTGTGCTTTGTGCTGGCTTTTCTGGCTCGGAAGCTGCCTGATAACTTCAATGAGGCCAAATTCATCACCTTCAGCATGCTCATATTCTGTGCAGTCTGGATCACCTTTATCCCAGCTTATGTCAGCACTCCTGGGAAGTTCACTGTAGCTGTGGAGATCTTTGCTATTCTGGCCTCTAGTTATGGAATGCTCTTTTGTATATTTCTCCCCAAATGCTACATAATTTTATGTAAACCAGAGAAAAACACCAAAAAACATTTGATGGGTAAAACGTCATCAAAAGCACTTTGA